The Deinobacterium chartae DNA segment TGCGCGTTCGAACCATGCCTCGAGATTAGCATACCGTCCGGACGGTATGCTAATCGGGTTATCCCGGACCGTTCCGGACCAAGGTCGCAAAACGGAGCCCCCTACACCGGTAGGGGGCTCCGTTTTGCGGCCTGCGCTCAGCGCCGAACCGTTCCCTCACGAATCTCGGCCAACAGCGGGTCAAGCGCGTGGCCTGCCTCGAGGGCGTTGATGAACACGCTGCCGACCACCACCCCATCGGCCACCGCCGCCACCCGGGCCGCACTCTCACGGTCCGAGACGCCAAAACCCACCGCAACGGGGCGGTCGGTGTGCTGTCGTGCCAGGGCCACCAGATCGGGCACCTCGTGCAGGGCATTGCCGCTGCGCGCTCCGGTTACGCCGACCACGCTGACCGCATACAGAAAGCCGGTGCAGGCCTCGGCCACACGCTTGACCCGCGCCGGCGTGGAGGTGGGCGCGATCAGGAAGGTCAGCGCCACTCCCGCGCGGGCCGCACTCGCGCGCAGGGTGTCGGCCTCGTCGGGCGGCAGGTCCGGCAGGATCAGGCCGTCGATGCCCGCCTCGCGCGCGGCCCGCACGAAGCGGTCCTCGCCCCAGGCCAGAATCGGGTTGTAGTAGGTCATCAGCAGCAGCGGCTTGGCGCTGCGCGCACGCAGCTCGGCCGCCATGGCGAAGGTGCCTGCCACGGTGGTTCCCTGGCGCAGCGCCTGCTCGGAGGCGCGCTGGATGGTGGGGCCGTCGCCCAGCGGGTCCGAGTACGGCAGGCCGATCTCGAGCAGGTCAGCGTACTCGAGCAGGCGGGTAGCCTCCTCGAGGAAGCGCTCGCGGGTGGGGTAACCGGCGGGCAGGTAGGCGATGAACGCGGCGCGCCCCTCGCCCGCAGCGGCGGCGAAAGCATCGGAAATGCGGCTCTGCTCGGTCACGCTCATGCCTCCACCCCTAATTTTTCGCTCAGGCGAATGATCTCGGACACGTCCTTGTCCCCGCGCCCGGAGAGGTTCACCACGATCACCTGGTCCGGGCGCAGCGTGGGGGCCAGCCGCAGCACGAAGGCGATGGCGTGCGCGGTCTCGAGGGCCGGGATGATGCCCTCGGCGCGCGAGAACACCCGGAAGGCCTCGAGGGCCTCGTCGTCGCCGACCGGGACGTACTCGGCCAGACCCTCACGGGCGTAGTACGAGTGCTCGGGTCCGATGCCAGGGTAGTCCAGGCCCGCCGAGACCGAGTGGGCCGGGGTGATCTGGCCGTCCTCGTCGAACAGCAGGTACATCTTGGCGCCGTGCAGCACCCCGACCTTGCCGCCCGCCACCGAGGCCGCGTGACGGCCGCTGCCCACACCCTCACCGGCCGCTTCGACGCCGTACAGCACCGGGCGCTCGTGCTCGGGCAGGTAGGCATAGGGCGCGAAGATGCCGATCGCGTTCGAGCCGCCGCCCACGCAGGCGACCACCGCGTCGGGCACGGCGCGGCCTTCTTTCTCGAGCAGCTGCGCCTTGACCTCCTCGCCGATCACGCTCTGGAAATCGCGCACCATCATGGGATACGGATGCGGTCCGACCACCGAGCCCAGGATGTAAAACGAGTCGCGCACGTGGGTGACCCAGTCGCGGATCGCCTCGTTGGTGGCGTCCTTGAGCGTCGAGGTACCCGAGGTGACCGGGCGCACCTCGGCACCCAGCAGCTGCAT contains these protein-coding regions:
- the trpB gene encoding tryptophan synthase subunit beta — translated: MTDSLLPDFALPDARGRFGEFGGRYVPETLIPALEELEAAYRSARQDPDFLEEYAHYLREFVGRPSNLYFARNLTEQLGGAKIYFKREDLNHTGAHKINNCIGQALLARRMGKKRIIAETGAGQHGVATATACALFGLECVVYMGAEDVRRQSLNVFRMQLLGAEVRPVTSGTSTLKDATNEAIRDWVTHVRDSFYILGSVVGPHPYPMMVRDFQSVIGEEVKAQLLEKEGRAVPDAVVACVGGGSNAIGIFAPYAYLPEHERPVLYGVEAAGEGVGSGRHAASVAGGKVGVLHGAKMYLLFDEDGQITPAHSVSAGLDYPGIGPEHSYYAREGLAEYVPVGDDEALEAFRVFSRAEGIIPALETAHAIAFVLRLAPTLRPDQVIVVNLSGRGDKDVSEIIRLSEKLGVEA
- the trpA gene encoding tryptophan synthase subunit alpha: MSVTEQSRISDAFAAAAGEGRAAFIAYLPAGYPTRERFLEEATRLLEYADLLEIGLPYSDPLGDGPTIQRASEQALRQGTTVAGTFAMAAELRARSAKPLLLMTYYNPILAWGEDRFVRAAREAGIDGLILPDLPPDEADTLRASAARAGVALTFLIAPTSTPARVKRVAEACTGFLYAVSVVGVTGARSGNALHEVPDLVALARQHTDRPVAVGFGVSDRESAARVAAVADGVVVGSVFINALEAGHALDPLLAEIREGTVRR